A stretch of the Proteus sp. ZN5 genome encodes the following:
- a CDS encoding phage portal protein, with protein MQENMKLAVNHMVSDAIARARMALVNPTMGLDAKRSSAWCEYGFKQDLTFEDLYKLFRRGGIAFGGVTKLVGNCWKTSPQVIEGDKADKYKKETTWEASFKKYVNKRIWKAFKEADQKRLVGRYAGLILHINDSGKWDEPVTKSKLLKKATPAWANAIKPTDWVTDINSPNYGQPSMWQYTEALPNGGTRNINIHPNRIFILGDYSVDAIGFLEPAYNAFVSLEKVEGGSGESFLKNAARQLNINYDKESRLDEIARMYGVDVSGLQEIYNEVAREINIGNDSVLVTQGANVSPLVSAVSDPTPTYMVNLQTASSALDIPARILAMTQTGERASTEDNRYFNSRCQSRRESELAFEIEDFIDHLINIKVLEPISEKTVVWDDLNEQSSMDKLDSAEKMSRVNQTALSTGEPVFSVEEIRAAAGYENYSEEPLGETDENTENKDGDKTRDES; from the coding sequence ATGCAAGAAAATATGAAACTAGCCGTCAATCACATGGTGAGTGACGCGATAGCTCGTGCCCGTATGGCTTTGGTTAATCCAACCATGGGGCTTGATGCGAAGCGATCATCTGCTTGGTGTGAATACGGATTCAAACAAGATTTAACCTTTGAGGATTTATATAAACTATTTCGCCGTGGTGGGATTGCCTTTGGTGGGGTAACAAAACTCGTAGGTAATTGCTGGAAAACATCACCTCAAGTGATTGAGGGTGATAAAGCAGATAAATACAAGAAAGAAACAACTTGGGAAGCTTCATTTAAAAAGTACGTGAATAAGCGTATTTGGAAAGCGTTCAAAGAAGCAGATCAGAAGCGTCTTGTTGGTCGTTATGCGGGTTTAATTCTTCATATCAATGATAGTGGAAAGTGGGATGAGCCTGTAACGAAGTCAAAGTTACTTAAAAAGGCAACGCCAGCATGGGCGAATGCAATTAAGCCTACTGATTGGGTGACTGACATTAATTCTCCTAATTACGGTCAACCTAGCATGTGGCAGTACACGGAAGCGCTACCAAATGGTGGGACTAGAAATATCAATATTCATCCAAACAGGATTTTCATTCTCGGTGACTATTCAGTTGACGCTATCGGATTTCTTGAACCTGCCTATAACGCCTTTGTAAGTCTTGAAAAGGTTGAGGGTGGTTCTGGTGAGTCATTCCTTAAAAACGCAGCAAGACAGCTAAATATCAACTACGACAAAGAGTCTAGGTTAGATGAAATAGCAAGAATGTACGGCGTTGATGTTTCTGGCTTGCAGGAAATATATAACGAAGTTGCCAGAGAAATTAACATCGGTAACGATTCGGTTCTTGTTACTCAGGGGGCTAACGTTTCACCTCTGGTTAGTGCTGTATCAGATCCGACACCAACCTATATGGTTAACCTACAAACAGCATCTTCAGCGCTTGATATCCCTGCAAGGATACTTGCAATGACTCAAACAGGAGAGCGCGCCAGTACAGAGGATAACCGGTATTTCAATTCACGATGCCAATCGCGCAGAGAAAGCGAGCTCGCTTTTGAGATAGAGGACTTCATCGACCACCTAATTAACATCAAGGTACTAGAGCCTATCAGTGAGAAAACGGTTGTTTGGGATGATTTAAACGAACAGTCATCGATGGATAAGCTTGATAGCGCTGAGAAGATGAGCCGAGTTAATCAAACTGCCCTCTCTACTGGTGAGCCAGTGTTTAGTGTCGAAGAAATTAGGGCGGCGGCTGGCTATGAAAATTATAGCGAAGAGCCATTAGGTGAAACTGATGAAAATACAGAAAATAAGGACGGCGATAAGACCCGGGACGAAAGCTGA
- a CDS encoding phage terminase large subunit, whose amino-acid sequence MEQTVDLPIPAKLVPVFAKEGVRYRGAFGGRGSAKTRTFAMMSAVKAYQAAEQGISGVILCGREFMNSLEESSMEEVKQAIRSIPWLNDYFDIGEKYIRTKCKRVNYVFCGLRHNLDSIKSKARILLAWVDEAESVSDLAWKKLRPTVRESGSEIWVTWNPEKDGSATDKRFRKTPPKNSIIVEMNYNDNPWFPDVLEEERLDDLNSLEYSDYAWIWEGAYLENSDKQVLANKYVVQSFPDNLWQKADRLLFGADFGFAKDPNTLVRMFMLDRNLYIEYEAYGAGVELNDMWKFYAGKDGATDKQLSEWEVTDDAKFAGIPEARKWPIKADNSRPETISHIKKQGFNISAAKKWQGSVEDGITHLRGFKQIIIHPRCKETAKEARLYSYKTDRITGEVLPIIEDKNNHCWDAVRYGLDGYITQKSNAGLLVPKRLLRR is encoded by the coding sequence ATGGAGCAGACAGTTGATTTACCAATTCCTGCCAAGTTAGTTCCGGTGTTCGCAAAAGAAGGCGTTCGATATCGCGGTGCTTTTGGTGGTCGTGGTAGCGCAAAGACTCGCACATTCGCAATGATGAGTGCAGTAAAAGCATATCAGGCAGCAGAACAAGGCATTAGCGGAGTCATTCTTTGTGGTCGTGAGTTTATGAACTCACTCGAAGAATCATCAATGGAAGAGGTAAAACAGGCGATACGGTCTATTCCTTGGTTGAATGATTACTTTGATATTGGTGAAAAATATATCCGCACTAAATGCAAGAGGGTTAATTACGTATTCTGCGGGCTAAGACATAACTTAGATAGCATTAAATCCAAAGCAAGAATACTGCTAGCTTGGGTGGATGAAGCAGAGTCAGTATCAGATTTGGCGTGGAAAAAGCTAAGACCAACAGTCCGTGAGTCTGGTTCTGAAATATGGGTGACATGGAACCCTGAGAAGGACGGCAGTGCCACTGATAAACGTTTCAGAAAAACACCTCCAAAAAATTCAATCATCGTTGAAATGAACTACAACGATAACCCGTGGTTCCCTGATGTTCTGGAAGAAGAAAGGCTTGATGATCTTAACAGTCTTGAATATTCTGACTATGCGTGGATATGGGAAGGGGCTTATCTTGAAAACTCCGATAAGCAGGTATTGGCGAATAAATACGTTGTTCAATCGTTCCCTGATAATCTGTGGCAAAAAGCAGACAGGTTACTATTCGGTGCAGACTTCGGGTTTGCAAAAGACCCTAACACCCTTGTTCGTATGTTTATGTTAGATAGAAATCTTTATATTGAATATGAAGCATACGGTGCTGGAGTTGAGCTTAATGACATGTGGAAGTTCTACGCTGGTAAAGACGGGGCCACCGATAAGCAATTATCAGAATGGGAAGTAACTGATGACGCCAAGTTTGCAGGTATTCCAGAGGCTAGAAAGTGGCCCATTAAAGCGGACAACTCAAGACCGGAAACTATTAGCCATATTAAAAAGCAAGGTTTCAATATATCCGCAGCTAAAAAATGGCAAGGTAGCGTAGAAGATGGCATTACACATCTACGCGGATTCAAGCAAATAATCATTCATCCTCGCTGTAAAGAAACAGCAAAAGAAGCCCGTCTTTACTCGTATAAAACAGACCGGATCACAGGTGAGGTTCTTCCCATTATTGAGGATAAGAACAACCACTGCTGGGATGCGGTTAGATATGGTCTTGATGGGTATATCACACAAAAATCAAATGCAGGCCTATTGGTTCCAAAACGATTACTGAGGCGATAA
- a CDS encoding replicative DNA helicase, producing MENKFTDYYSEQAVIGGILIATSETEEIAISAIESLVADDFTSSAHKAIFKAMQSLVRNGSKVDLVLLNGEIEQQGNSDITGGFGYLAECTKNTSSIQMLPGYVQKIKDLTTARKTLAVLNEGVAKISSSNVSNLVDVVGEVQSSISSMDTGSVVETQHIMDGVNESINILESMINGDIWKYKTQFGLPDIDKTFGGFNNTDLIVVGGRPGMGKTMFSTAISKAIGLKQKKPVVFYSLEMPSWQISERISFHHAGVNKQDLLGDDKSKINMDEAWAKLSHALADIQESPIYINDRPSMSIHEIRADARKMHKKTGGLGVIIVDYLQKMKMTNPENMNQSVGEIATGLKNLAKELKCPVVALAQLNRNLEQRTNKRPVNADLRESGVIEQEADVIFMIYRDEKYHPDTNLKGITEVICTKSRHAPGAEKTYYFTNARGGLDQAVLSNINSDYVDEEIEC from the coding sequence ATGGAAAATAAATTCACGGATTATTACTCAGAGCAGGCTGTCATTGGCGGAATACTGATTGCCACATCTGAAACAGAAGAAATTGCTATCTCAGCGATTGAAAGTTTAGTTGCTGACGATTTCACATCATCGGCTCACAAAGCCATATTTAAAGCCATGCAAAGCCTTGTTAGAAATGGATCTAAGGTTGATTTGGTTTTACTGAATGGAGAAATTGAACAACAAGGTAATTCAGATATTACTGGCGGGTTCGGCTATCTTGCTGAATGCACTAAAAACACATCAAGTATTCAAATGTTACCCGGTTATGTTCAGAAAATTAAGGATCTAACCACGGCACGAAAAACGCTTGCTGTTCTCAATGAAGGTGTTGCGAAGATTAGCTCATCAAACGTTAGCAACCTTGTTGATGTTGTTGGTGAGGTCCAATCCTCAATCTCATCAATGGACACAGGTAGTGTTGTTGAAACACAGCACATCATGGACGGAGTTAACGAGTCGATAAATATTCTTGAGTCGATGATCAACGGTGATATCTGGAAATATAAAACTCAGTTTGGTTTACCTGACATCGATAAGACATTTGGTGGATTTAATAACACCGATTTGATTGTTGTTGGTGGCCGTCCGGGCATGGGTAAAACCATGTTCAGTACAGCAATTTCAAAAGCAATCGGATTGAAGCAAAAGAAACCCGTTGTTTTTTATAGCCTTGAAATGCCCTCGTGGCAGATATCAGAACGCATTTCATTTCATCACGCGGGGGTTAACAAGCAAGACCTACTAGGTGACGATAAATCGAAAATAAACATGGATGAGGCTTGGGCTAAGTTATCTCATGCACTTGCTGACATTCAGGAATCACCGATTTATATCAATGACCGACCATCAATGAGCATTCATGAAATACGCGCTGATGCTAGAAAGATGCACAAAAAAACGGGCGGTTTAGGTGTCATTATCGTTGACTACTTGCAGAAAATGAAAATGACCAACCCTGAAAACATGAATCAGTCAGTGGGTGAGATTGCAACAGGGTTAAAGAACCTCGCAAAAGAGCTTAAATGTCCCGTAGTCGCACTTGCACAGTTAAACCGTAACTTAGAACAACGAACCAATAAGCGCCCCGTTAATGCTGATTTGAGAGAGTCTGGCGTTATCGAACAAGAGGCTGACGTTATCTTCATGATTTATCGTGATGAAAAATATCATCCCGACACCAATCTGAAAGGTATCACTGAGGTTATTTGCACGAAATCACGTCACGCACCTGGTGCAGAAAAAACATATTACTTCACTAACGCTCGCGGTGGTTTAGATCAGGCGGTATTAAGCAATATAAACAGCGACTACGTAGATGAAGAAATTGAGTGTTAA
- a CDS encoding DNA-packaging protein yields MGQQSKQVGCPSKLTNELIAKAKEYLYGGYKENEGQVIPSIAGLACYLGIARSTVYEYGKQDSDLGREFSDTLDGIMAFQEMKLINSGLAGDFNATITKLMLANHGYSEKQEVDHQSSDGSMSQKPTVIRLVGVSPDGADS; encoded by the coding sequence ATGGGACAACAATCTAAACAGGTTGGTTGCCCTAGCAAGCTGACTAATGAGCTAATCGCTAAGGCAAAGGAATACCTGTACGGCGGTTACAAAGAAAATGAAGGTCAGGTTATACCTAGTATTGCAGGTTTGGCGTGTTATTTGGGAATAGCTCGTTCAACTGTTTATGAGTACGGAAAGCAAGATAGTGATCTAGGTCGTGAGTTTTCGGACACGTTAGACGGGATTATGGCATTTCAGGAAATGAAGCTAATTAATAGCGGATTGGCTGGCGACTTTAACGCAACAATCACAAAGCTAATGCTGGCTAATCACGGATACTCTGAAAAGCAAGAGGTAGATCATCAGTCATCTGATGGGTCAATGTCACAGAAGCCAACAGTGATTAGGCTGGTAGGAGTATCACCTGATGGAGCAGACAGTTGA
- a CDS encoding phage holin family protein, which yields MDEKDKFSATAWGVIFAISLYGGLARYIIDNKRNGYRWSWVGAIMQMFVSGFAGMMGGLISIELNASFYYTLFTAGLCGSAGSLALDFFWDKFTGGKK from the coding sequence ATGGACGAGAAAGACAAATTCAGTGCCACCGCATGGGGTGTCATATTCGCTATCTCCCTATACGGCGGATTGGCTAGATACATTATTGACAATAAACGTAACGGTTATCGGTGGAGCTGGGTAGGAGCAATTATGCAAATGTTCGTATCTGGCTTTGCTGGAATGATGGGTGGCCTTATATCAATAGAGCTTAACGCCTCATTCTACTACACATTATTTACGGCTGGCTTATGTGGTTCCGCTGGCTCTTTAGCACTGGATTTCTTCTGGGATAAGTTTACAGGGGGTAAGAAGTGA
- a CDS encoding M15 family metallopeptidase, whose amino-acid sequence MSKFRLSRRSEENLRGVHPDLVKVVHRALEITDIDFMVIEGKRNEARQRQLVASGKSQTMNSRHITGHAVDCAPLVNNQIPWNDWSYFKKVADAMMQAAKELGVDIEWGGNWKTFKDGPHFQLTHKAYPA is encoded by the coding sequence GTGAGTAAATTTAGATTAAGTAGGCGCAGTGAAGAAAACCTCCGTGGCGTTCATCCTGATTTGGTTAAAGTAGTACATCGAGCATTAGAAATTACCGATATTGATTTTATGGTGATTGAAGGTAAGCGCAATGAAGCCCGCCAACGACAGTTAGTTGCAAGTGGCAAAAGCCAAACGATGAATAGTCGTCACATAACTGGTCACGCTGTTGATTGTGCTCCGCTGGTAAATAATCAGATCCCTTGGAACGATTGGTCATACTTTAAAAAAGTAGCGGATGCCATGATGCAAGCGGCGAAAGAGTTAGGCGTCGATATCGAATGGGGCGGTAACTGGAAAACATTTAAAGATGGTCCTCATTTCCAATTAACCCATAAGGCATATCCAGCATGA
- a CDS encoding major capsid protein — MFYTAETLATNSRLQRQWDSLWATRNIYNTQHNLMINQYRNVMDGETLAANQSGGFSKDFWKEVDNNIIQLRDQETGMEIVNDLMGLQTVLPIGKTAKLYNVVGDIADDVSISIDGQAPYSHDHTDYGSDGDPIPVFTAGFGVNWRHAAGLSTVGIDLVLDSQTAKMRQFNKKVVNYFLNGDASISVEGYKGQGLKNHRNTAKIDLGASGANIDLTTADLPALLAFFGFGGAFGQTAFNNKVDAYDVMWVSYEAWGNLIKPVVVSVGAGAGNSVVNGRIIDTLLPYAGVKEIRPTYALKGSEFIAYQRRKDVVTPLVGMATGVVPKPRFMPQENYNFQIMSAAGLQITRDGDGKSGVVYGAKLS, encoded by the coding sequence ATGTTTTATACTGCTGAAACTTTAGCAACAAATAGCCGACTGCAACGTCAGTGGGATAGCCTATGGGCTACACGTAATATCTATAATACGCAACATAACCTGATGATAAACCAGTATCGGAATGTTATGGATGGTGAGACTTTAGCGGCAAACCAGTCAGGCGGTTTCTCTAAGGACTTTTGGAAAGAAGTAGATAACAATATTATTCAGTTGCGCGACCAAGAAACAGGCATGGAAATCGTCAATGATTTAATGGGCCTACAAACAGTGTTACCAATTGGCAAAACAGCGAAACTGTATAACGTGGTTGGCGATATTGCTGATGACGTATCAATCAGCATCGATGGTCAAGCACCATACTCTCATGATCACACCGATTATGGCTCTGATGGTGACCCAATCCCAGTATTTACCGCTGGCTTTGGTGTTAACTGGCGCCATGCGGCGGGGTTAAGCACAGTTGGTATTGATCTTGTTCTTGATTCTCAAACTGCAAAAATGCGTCAATTCAATAAGAAAGTAGTTAACTACTTCTTAAATGGTGATGCATCTATTAGTGTTGAGGGATACAAAGGCCAAGGCCTGAAAAATCACCGCAACACAGCGAAAATCGACTTAGGAGCTTCTGGTGCTAATATCGATTTAACCACAGCCGACTTGCCTGCATTGTTAGCGTTCTTTGGTTTTGGTGGTGCGTTCGGTCAGACTGCATTCAACAACAAAGTGGATGCTTACGATGTAATGTGGGTGAGTTACGAAGCATGGGGCAACTTAATTAAGCCTGTGGTTGTTTCTGTCGGTGCTGGTGCTGGTAATAGCGTGGTAAATGGTCGCATTATCGATACATTGCTGCCATATGCTGGCGTGAAAGAAATTCGTCCTACTTATGCGCTTAAAGGCTCTGAGTTTATCGCTTATCAACGTCGTAAAGATGTAGTGACTCCGTTAGTTGGTATGGCAACAGGTGTTGTTCCTAAACCTCGCTTTATGCCACAGGAAAACTATAACTTCCAAATCATGAGCGCAGCAGGTCTGCAAATTACTCGTGACGGTGACGGAAAGTCTGGTGTGGTTTATGGTGCCAAACTGAGCTAA
- a CDS encoding Lar family restriction alleviation protein, which yields MNELKKCPFCGCERIFVGAYDYEEFDDKTYYKAECNSCEAETGFKDSRQEAIAAWNRRANSE from the coding sequence ATGAACGAACTCAAGAAATGCCCGTTTTGTGGATGTGAGAGGATTTTTGTCGGCGCGTATGATTATGAAGAATTTGACGATAAAACATACTACAAGGCAGAGTGTAATTCATGCGAAGCAGAGACGGGATTTAAAGATAGTAGACAGGAAGCAATCGCAGCATGGAACAGGAGAGCTAACAGTGAGTGA
- a CDS encoding RusA family crossover junction endodeoxyribonuclease — MNEYHLKLPWPPSNNTYWRHCRGRHYISPKGTSYRKQVTDYIKQHNLDVKTTSRIKIVITANPPDKRQRDLDNLPKAVFDSLTHAEFWGDDSQIDDMRIRRGEKVAHGSLDIKIWEIDDVH, encoded by the coding sequence ATGAACGAGTATCACTTAAAATTGCCGTGGCCACCTAGCAATAATACCTATTGGAGGCATTGTAGAGGACGCCATTATATCTCACCCAAAGGCACTAGCTATCGAAAGCAAGTAACAGATTATATCAAGCAACATAACCTAGACGTCAAAACCACTTCCCGTATCAAAATAGTCATCACAGCAAATCCCCCAGATAAAAGACAAAGAGACCTCGATAACTTGCCTAAAGCAGTTTTCGATTCGTTAACTCATGCTGAATTTTGGGGTGATGATAGTCAGATTGATGATATGCGGATCCGTCGAGGTGAGAAGGTTGCTCATGGCTCATTAGATATCAAAATATGGGAGATAGATGATGTTCACTGA
- a CDS encoding lysis protein — protein MNTLTKVLAGLLAISAFWLWWVIDDYDKLSKDYNTATAQLSQQVKINKDYQARITRLNQLDIRHSQELASAKNEINTLRDAVNSGSKRVYAKAECPAATKNSTESGSDETTARLNKAVEQDYLRLREMIVENEQQTLYLQNYINTECLAQ, from the coding sequence ATGAACACGCTAACTAAGGTATTAGCTGGACTACTGGCAATATCTGCATTCTGGCTATGGTGGGTAATAGATGATTACGACAAACTGAGCAAAGACTACAACACAGCAACAGCTCAATTATCACAACAAGTCAAAATCAACAAAGACTATCAAGCCCGTATCACTCGACTAAACCAACTCGATATTCGTCACTCACAGGAGTTAGCCAGTGCAAAGAATGAAATCAACACTCTTCGTGATGCTGTTAACTCTGGTTCTAAGCGGGTGTACGCCAAAGCTGAGTGTCCAGCAGCCACCAAGAATTCAACCGAAAGCGGAAGCGATGAAACCACCGCACGACTTAACAAAGCAGTTGAACAAGATTATCTACGTCTCAGAGAAATGATAGTTGAGAACGAACAGCAAACTTTGTATTTGCAGAATTACATCAACACTGAATGCCTCGCTCAATAG
- a CDS encoding recombination protein NinB: protein MENFCLHESTKKLFDNNVIELLKSHPKLSVTIKPYKPKRSLSQNALSHVWYKEISDYLIRSGREFCTEAWVKESLKATYLGFEVTEYTDVLTGEKTQRETLRHTSRLDKGDMHHFLQRVEAWALQFGLILTTPEDSEYMKLKRKQEE from the coding sequence TTGGAAAACTTCTGTCTACACGAATCAACGAAAAAGCTATTTGATAACAATGTAATTGAACTACTTAAATCCCACCCAAAACTCAGCGTCACCATCAAGCCTTACAAACCAAAACGAAGCCTCTCTCAAAACGCATTAAGCCATGTTTGGTACAAAGAAATCAGCGACTACTTAATTAGGTCGGGTCGTGAGTTCTGTACCGAAGCATGGGTGAAAGAAAGCTTAAAGGCCACTTACCTTGGATTTGAAGTGACTGAGTACACCGATGTGTTAACGGGTGAAAAAACGCAACGAGAGACACTTAGGCATACTTCAAGGTTAGATAAAGGTGATATGCATCACTTCTTACAGAGAGTTGAGGCGTGGGCTTTACAGTTCGGTTTAATACTAACTACTCCGGAAGATAGCGAGTATATGAAATTGAAAAGGAAACAGGAAGAATGA
- a CDS encoding phage minor head protein, whose translation MKIQKIRTAIRPGTKADPTSVDKLERGAMREFAKRIRRISKGYIQLLNRIPSEPVVNRKYQFDLDPNYLSILLRDGELMVDEVLLNGGEFGNFLFLEYVSTAYERGTAQQYANLAQQSTVYAATQQSVATILMSEPYQLRMALVRSRVFEEMKGLSGQVKADMARILTDGIARGLNPREVARNLTNQAGIETRRAKRIARTEIPSALRRARLDEADEAKEMLNLETREIHVSALSPTTRANHAARHGKMFTSDEQRDWWARDANSINCKCSTVTVLVDKDGKPYNKTLINKLLEEKEAMKERGYQWAEE comes from the coding sequence ATGAAAATACAGAAAATAAGGACGGCGATAAGACCCGGGACGAAAGCTGATCCAACATCAGTCGATAAACTAGAACGTGGCGCAATGAGAGAGTTTGCGAAACGCATTCGCAGAATATCAAAAGGCTACATTCAACTTCTTAACAGGATCCCCTCTGAGCCAGTCGTCAATAGAAAATACCAATTCGATTTAGATCCTAACTATCTATCAATACTGTTGAGAGATGGTGAACTAATGGTTGATGAGGTGCTTTTGAATGGTGGCGAGTTTGGTAACTTTCTTTTCCTTGAGTATGTGAGCACAGCATACGAAAGAGGAACAGCACAGCAGTATGCAAACTTAGCACAGCAATCAACTGTCTACGCAGCAACTCAACAAAGTGTTGCAACGATACTGATGAGTGAGCCATATCAACTAAGAATGGCTCTAGTTCGCTCTCGTGTGTTCGAGGAAATGAAAGGGTTGTCTGGTCAGGTTAAAGCTGACATGGCTCGCATTCTTACGGATGGTATCGCGAGAGGTTTAAACCCTCGTGAAGTAGCGAGAAACCTAACCAATCAAGCTGGCATTGAAACTCGCCGAGCTAAGCGGATAGCAAGGACAGAGATACCAAGCGCATTGCGTAGGGCACGATTAGATGAAGCTGACGAAGCCAAGGAAATGCTTAACCTTGAAACTCGTGAGATTCATGTTTCAGCACTAAGCCCAACAACAAGAGCTAATCATGCAGCTAGACACGGGAAGATGTTTACGTCTGATGAACAACGTGATTGGTGGGCTCGTGACGCTAACTCAATTAACTGCAAATGCTCAACTGTAACCGTTCTTGTTGATAAAGACGGCAAGCCTTACAACAAGACTCTCATCAATAAACTGTTAGAGGAAAAAGAAGCCATGAAAGAACGTGGTTATCAATGGGCGGAGGAATAA
- a CDS encoding DUF1364 domain-containing protein, which yields MANLRKEARDRECQIRIPGVCNGNSETVVLAHYRMSGICGTGIKPNDIFGAWACSDCHDEIDRRTRITDAEYAKQCHLEGVIRTQDILIKEGKIKV from the coding sequence ATGGCGAACTTACGCAAAGAAGCTCGAGACCGTGAATGCCAAATTAGAATACCTGGAGTGTGTAACGGTAATTCTGAAACTGTCGTCTTAGCTCATTATCGAATGTCTGGCATTTGCGGTACCGGAATAAAACCTAATGATATTTTTGGTGCTTGGGCATGTAGCGATTGTCACGATGAAATAGACCGAAGGACACGAATTACTGACGCTGAATACGCAAAGCAATGTCATTTAGAAGGCGTTATTCGTACTCAGGATATTCTCATCAAGGAGGGTAAGATTAAGGTATGA
- a CDS encoding Rha family transcriptional regulator: MSLVEIKKFDLLTSSSAIADGVKKKHKTVIQLVRHYVDDLNEFGRVAFEMRSFDTDGGRQKQQVALLNEQQATLLITYMRNNDVVRAFKKRLVSEFFKMRSALAAKKLDRNTSRLEYKPMTDAVKKSREEQGKTISPHHFSNEADLINRIVLGMTSAKFRVHNEIGKKEPIRDYLTPEQIHCVTELQRANTVFISMGWSFEQRKDELTKLFNKNHKQPLLDEMHRLAA; the protein is encoded by the coding sequence ATGTCTTTAGTGGAAATTAAAAAGTTTGATTTATTAACTAGCTCCTCCGCAATCGCTGATGGAGTTAAAAAGAAACACAAAACAGTCATTCAGCTTGTTCGTCACTATGTCGATGACCTTAATGAATTTGGAAGGGTAGCATTTGAAATGCGATCCTTTGATACCGATGGTGGACGACAGAAACAACAGGTGGCGTTACTTAATGAGCAGCAGGCAACGTTGTTAATTACATATATGCGTAATAATGATGTTGTTAGGGCATTCAAGAAAAGGCTTGTTTCTGAATTCTTTAAAATGCGGTCTGCCTTGGCTGCTAAGAAATTAGATAGAAACACATCAAGATTGGAATATAAGCCAATGACTGATGCAGTTAAAAAGTCGAGAGAAGAGCAAGGTAAAACTATTTCACCTCATCACTTCAGTAACGAGGCGGACTTAATTAATCGTATTGTGCTTGGTATGACATCTGCTAAGTTTCGTGTTCATAACGAAATAGGAAAGAAAGAGCCTATTCGTGATTACCTAACCCCAGAGCAAATACATTGCGTAACTGAATTGCAAAGAGCCAACACAGTGTTTATCTCAATGGGATGGAGCTTTGAACAACGAAAGGATGAATTAACTAAGTTGTTTAATAAAAACCATAAGCAACCATTACTCGATGAGATGCATAGATTGGCGGCGTAA
- a CDS encoding antiterminator Q family protein: protein MSYIGEKELTDEQFRWLDGWLNLWGAWVYSGRIDIRMINMIYKFMQTVEASKNPSRPMCNDDEGMLISQVVDSVIATDTQAYGILLSYYAHGSSKLSIASYYHRVAKPRKMQTRGGNKYGKPSHRTCRREVDEKLKAAQWLLYEPLRNAMNNRKRVAKVKKIAELCY, encoded by the coding sequence ATGAGCTATATCGGAGAAAAGGAATTAACGGATGAGCAGTTTCGCTGGCTAGATGGTTGGTTAAATCTGTGGGGGGCGTGGGTATATTCTGGTCGTATCGATATTCGCATGATCAACATGATTTATAAATTCATGCAAACAGTAGAGGCAAGTAAAAACCCATCAAGACCTATGTGCAATGATGATGAAGGAATGTTGATTTCTCAGGTCGTAGATTCAGTCATCGCCACTGACACACAGGCCTATGGAATATTGCTAAGTTATTACGCTCATGGTTCATCTAAGCTTTCGATTGCATCTTACTATCACCGAGTCGCAAAACCACGCAAAATGCAAACGAGAGGGGGGAATAAATACGGCAAGCCATCTCATAGAACTTGCAGGAGAGAAGTTGACGAAAAACTCAAAGCTGCTCAGTGGTTATTGTACGAACCTCTCCGAAATGCAATGAATAATCGTAAACGTGTGGCTAAAGTAAAGAAAATAGCCGAACTTTGCTATTGA